Proteins co-encoded in one Erinaceus europaeus chromosome 2, mEriEur2.1, whole genome shotgun sequence genomic window:
- the LOC103127837 gene encoding zinc finger and SCAN domain-containing protein 4 produces MQGQEALFTENMPLREVISLLREQLSAGTQTKEDIMTASRMFRDAPLETEQGDEHGGGGHVSLIIYGVEDSDVSEGSKTPSLLIMEENCLQLEENSVSLEGELSSRPDPNTSRFRDASPGGLPGQREPDPAEQNVAAESCTQGEQEEEEEENYTVSALHRCEHCPKTFKYPSRLKAHLRKHRNERTYFCKECHKGFFQFSDLREHKKIHSGVRPFSCSMCGVAFTYKTNLQAHERIHTGEKPYMCLSCCKSYRQSSTYHRHLKTHKKNKPVLSGSHQGPGDDADDGASTSRDGDPGFHP; encoded by the coding sequence ATGCAGGGACAAGAAGCCCTTTTTACTGAGAACATGCCCTTAAGAGAAGTAATCAGTCTTCTCAGAGAACAGTTGTCAGCGGGGACCCAGACAAAGGAAGACATAATGACAGCCTCCAGGATGTTCCGAGATGCCCCCCTGGAAACAGAACAGGGGGATGAACATGGAGGCGGTGGGCATGTCTCCCTGATCATTTATGGAGTTGAAGATAGTGATGTTAGTGAAGGCAGCAAAACCCCTTCCCTACTGATCATGGAAGAGAACTGTCTTCAACTTGAAGAGAACAGTGTCTCGTTGGAGGGTGAACTCAGCTCTAGGCCAGATCCAAACACCTCCAGGTTCCGGGACGCGTCTCCCGGAGGACTCCCTGGCCAGAGAGAGCCTGATCCTGCTGAGCAGAATGTTGCCGCAGAAAGTTGCACACAgggagaacaagaagaagaagaagaagaaaactataCTGTCTCCGCACTGCACCGGTGCGAGCACTGCCCCAAGACCTTCAAGTACCCGTCTCGGCTAAAGGCACACCTGAGAAAGCACAGAAATGAGAGGACTTATTTTTGCAAGGAGTGTCACAAAGGCTTCTTCCAGTTTTCAGATCTGCGAGAGCACAAGAAGATTCACAGTGGAGTGAGGCCTTTCTCCTGCTCCATGTGTGGCGTAGCCTTTACCTACAAGACCAACCTCCAGGCTCATGAGAGAATCCACACAGGAGAGAAACCCTACATGTGTCTGTCTTGCTGCAAAAGTTACCGACAGTCCTCCACTTACCACCGCCACCTGAAGACCCACAAGAAAAACAAGCCTGTTCTAAGTGGTTCCCACCAGGGTccaggagatgatgcagatgATGGGGCGTCTACCTCACGTGACGGagaccctgggttccatccctag